One region of Thiomonas intermedia genomic DNA includes:
- the ntrC gene encoding nitrogen regulation protein NR(I) yields MKPIWVVDDDASIRFVLEKALQKAGMEVRSFSNPRDVLSALAESCPQVLVSDIRMPGGNGIDLLQQIRQSHPGLPVIIMTAYSDLDSAVASLQGGAFDYLSKPFDVEKAVELIQRAVDESLREELADEAHNEAPELLGQAPAMQDVFRAIGRLAHSQVTVLITGESGSGKELVARALHKHSPRSGGPFVAINTAAIPKDLLESELFGHERGAFTGAQTMRRGRFEQAEGGTLFLDEIGDMPLELQTRLLRVLSDGHYYRVGGHSAIKAHVRVIAATHQNLEQRVAQGQFREDLFHRLNVIRLRLPPLRERSEDIAPLTKHFLQRSAQELGVEAKRISAEALRVLQQFPFPGNVRQLENLCQWLTVMAPAQTIQVKDLPDELRPGTLSAEVPLNATAAAPVAASAASSDAPAVVAAQTFQDDWERNVEQVALSLIRSGEPDVMHHLTQRFERALITAALTQTHGRRIEAAQKLGIGRNTITRKIQELGMED; encoded by the coding sequence ATGAAGCCGATCTGGGTTGTCGATGACGATGCGTCGATCCGCTTCGTGCTGGAGAAGGCGCTGCAGAAGGCCGGCATGGAAGTGCGCAGCTTTTCCAATCCGCGCGACGTGCTGAGCGCCTTGGCCGAATCCTGCCCGCAGGTGCTCGTCAGCGACATTCGCATGCCCGGTGGCAACGGCATCGACCTGCTGCAGCAGATCCGCCAGTCTCATCCGGGCCTGCCCGTGATCATCATGACGGCCTACTCCGACCTCGACAGCGCGGTGGCGTCGCTGCAAGGCGGCGCCTTCGACTACCTCAGCAAACCCTTCGACGTGGAGAAGGCCGTCGAACTGATCCAGCGGGCCGTCGATGAAAGTCTGCGTGAGGAGCTGGCCGACGAGGCGCACAACGAAGCTCCCGAGCTCCTCGGCCAGGCTCCGGCCATGCAGGATGTGTTCCGCGCGATCGGGCGGCTGGCGCATTCTCAGGTCACCGTGCTGATCACCGGCGAATCCGGCTCGGGCAAGGAACTCGTCGCCCGCGCCCTGCACAAGCACAGCCCTCGCTCCGGCGGGCCGTTTGTCGCCATCAACACCGCGGCGATTCCCAAGGATCTACTGGAAAGCGAGCTGTTCGGTCACGAGCGCGGCGCCTTTACCGGCGCGCAGACCATGCGGCGCGGCCGCTTCGAGCAGGCCGAAGGCGGCACGCTCTTCCTCGATGAAATCGGCGACATGCCGCTGGAACTGCAGACCCGGCTGCTGCGCGTGCTGTCCGATGGCCACTATTACCGCGTGGGCGGGCACAGCGCGATCAAGGCGCACGTACGCGTGATAGCCGCCACGCACCAGAACCTCGAGCAGCGCGTGGCGCAGGGTCAGTTCCGCGAGGATCTGTTCCACCGTCTCAACGTCATCCGTCTGCGTCTTCCGCCCCTGCGCGAGCGCAGCGAAGACATCGCGCCGCTCACCAAGCATTTCCTGCAGCGCAGCGCCCAGGAACTTGGCGTCGAGGCCAAGCGGATTTCTGCCGAAGCTCTGCGAGTGCTGCAGCAGTTTCCATTCCCCGGCAACGTCCGGCAGTTGGAGAATCTGTGTCAGTGGCTGACCGTCATGGCTCCCGCACAGACGATTCAGGTCAAGGATCTGCCCGATGAACTCCGGCCTGGCACACTTTCGGCTGAAGTCCCTTTGAACGCCACGGCCGCGGCGCCTGTGGCAGCTTCTGCGGCATCGTCCGATGCGCCTGCTGTTGTCGCGGCGCAGACGTTCCAGGACGACTGGGAGCGCAATGTGGAGCAGGTGGCCTTGAGCCTGATTCGCAGCGGCGAGCCCGACGTCATGCACCATCTCACCCAGCGCTTCGAGCGAGCGCTGATCACCGCTGCGCTGACGCAGACTCATGGGCGGCGCATCGAAGCCGCGCAGAAACTGGGCATCGGGCGCAACACCATCACGCGCAAGATCCAGGAACTCGGGATGGAAGACTAG
- a CDS encoding cell division protein ZapA produces MSTTTLDVNIMGQIYTLACPADEQAALLAAVREVDTEMCAIRDMGKVRARERIAVLAALNLAHSLIESRQAAKTAGDSVQSSLAFEEDAQAVAHLTRQLDEALGAEGKLL; encoded by the coding sequence ATGAGCACGACCACGCTGGATGTGAACATCATGGGCCAGATCTACACCCTGGCCTGCCCCGCTGACGAGCAGGCCGCGCTGCTGGCCGCCGTGCGTGAAGTCGACACGGAAATGTGCGCCATTCGCGATATGGGCAAGGTGCGCGCCCGGGAGCGTATTGCCGTGCTCGCCGCGCTCAATCTGGCGCACAGTCTGATCGAGTCGCGCCAAGCCGCGAAGACGGCGGGCGACTCCGTGCAGTCATCTCTGGCCTTCGAGGAAGACGCTCAGGCCGTCGCCCATCTCACCCGCCAACTCGACGAAGCCCTGGGCGCCGAGGGCAAATTGCTCTGA
- a CDS encoding metal ABC transporter permease — MILGLEYGFMRHALAAGSAIAVLSAAVGYFITLRRQAFAAHALSHVGFTGAAGAILLGLSPYLGLFTFTLASGAALALTGGRIRQRDVGIGMVLMFALGLGVLFLNLYTANAQSAMSILFGSIVGITSEQAALSLLVCVAGLAGLALLYRPLCFASFNPEGAQARGVNTRRLDVLFILLVAATVAIAVPVIGALLIFALLVGPAATAQTLSRSVAGGIGLSVALGLVVTWGGLAAAYYIGFPASTWIASLSFGFYLLGHAWRAWRGGTAQG, encoded by the coding sequence ATGATTCTCGGGCTGGAATACGGCTTCATGCGCCACGCGCTCGCTGCCGGCAGCGCGATCGCCGTTCTGAGTGCCGCCGTGGGCTATTTCATCACTCTGCGGCGACAGGCCTTTGCCGCGCATGCGCTCTCGCACGTCGGGTTCACCGGCGCGGCCGGCGCCATTCTTCTCGGCCTGAGCCCCTATCTGGGCCTGTTCACCTTCACCTTGGCCAGCGGCGCGGCACTGGCCCTGACGGGCGGACGCATTCGCCAGCGCGATGTCGGCATCGGCATGGTGCTCATGTTCGCCCTGGGGCTCGGTGTGCTGTTTCTCAACCTTTACACCGCCAACGCGCAGTCGGCGATGAGCATTCTGTTTGGCAGCATTGTGGGCATCACGAGCGAGCAGGCGGCGCTGTCCCTGCTGGTCTGCGTGGCGGGGCTGGCCGGACTGGCGCTGCTGTACCGCCCCCTATGTTTCGCCAGCTTCAATCCGGAAGGGGCGCAGGCGCGGGGGGTGAACACGCGCCGGCTCGACGTCCTGTTCATCTTGCTCGTCGCGGCCACCGTGGCGATCGCCGTGCCGGTGATCGGCGCATTGCTGATTTTCGCCTTGTTGGTCGGGCCCGCGGCCACCGCGCAAACCCTCAGTCGCAGCGTGGCCGGAGGCATCGGCCTGTCTGTCGCGCTGGGACTGGTGGTGACGTGGGGCGGGCTGGCGGCGGCGTATTACATCGGTTTTCCGGCCAGCACCTGGATCGCCTCGCTGAGCTTTGGCTTCTATCTGCTCGGACACGCGTGGCGCGCCTGGCGGGGCGGCACGGCACAAGGATGA
- a CDS encoding metal ABC transporter solute-binding protein, Zn/Mn family codes for MKTRALLLSLLMLLPLSLLPSHAARAAPIAIVAAESTYGVIAQAIGGKQVKVDSIINNPNVDPHSFEATPAVARKVAKAQIALLNGIGYDDWMSKMLAANPAPHRQVIVAAELDPALIMPDRNPHVFYDPLVALKVAEKLTQLLQQADPTHREVFADNLQRFKAQLSRLNEAQAALAKRHPQLKVTATEPVVGYLLRQLGWTSLGEKFQFDVMNDTEPSPAEVARYEDNLRHHKVAVLFYNRQVTDPLTDRLRALARSSGVPVVGVDEFVPPKTDYVQWQMQTLASIEHALGKAH; via the coding sequence ATGAAAACGCGTGCCTTGCTGCTTTCCCTACTCATGCTCTTGCCTCTGTCGTTGCTGCCCAGCCATGCGGCACGGGCGGCACCGATTGCCATCGTGGCTGCAGAAAGCACTTACGGCGTCATTGCGCAGGCGATTGGTGGAAAGCAGGTGAAGGTGGACAGCATCATCAACAACCCTAACGTCGATCCGCACAGCTTCGAGGCCACGCCAGCCGTGGCGCGCAAAGTGGCCAAGGCCCAGATCGCACTGCTCAACGGTATCGGCTATGACGACTGGATGAGCAAGATGCTGGCGGCGAATCCCGCGCCGCATCGGCAGGTGATCGTGGCCGCGGAGCTTGATCCGGCCCTGATCATGCCGGATCGCAACCCGCATGTGTTTTACGATCCTCTGGTGGCGCTCAAGGTGGCCGAAAAACTGACGCAACTGCTCCAGCAGGCCGACCCGACCCACCGCGAGGTATTCGCCGACAATCTTCAGCGATTCAAGGCGCAGTTGAGCCGGCTGAACGAAGCGCAAGCTGCATTGGCAAAGCGTCATCCGCAGCTGAAGGTCACGGCCACCGAGCCTGTTGTGGGCTATCTGCTGCGGCAACTGGGATGGACCAGCCTGGGCGAGAAATTTCAATTCGACGTGATGAACGATACTGAACCGTCCCCTGCCGAGGTGGCGCGCTACGAAGACAATCTGCGTCATCACAAGGTGGCCGTGCTGTTCTACAACCGGCAGGTGACCGATCCGCTGACAGATCGGCTGCGTGCGCTCGCTCGCAGTTCCGGCGTGCCGGTCGTGGGGGTCGATGAATTCGTGCCGCCGAAGACCGACTACGTTCAGTGGCAAATGCAGACTCTTGCCTCGATTGAACATGCGCTGGGCAAGGCTCACTGA
- a CDS encoding metal ABC transporter ATP-binding protein, with protein MANDRPAAKNFGEWALQAQGLRCSLGGRIVLDSLDLAIRPGQFVGVFGANGAGKTTLLRALLGLQPLQSGRLQLLGQDGVSQRTQMGYVSQRDPVGADSFLRVRSYVAAAWQGERWGLGLRDAGQRRQAVDAALRAMEMGSLAERGMDSLSGGQRQRARIAQALVNPVRILLLDEPLSNLDPQAQQRILQTARRLCTEQGLSVLMTAHDINPLLPHMDQVLYLAGGRGRLGTVDEVVNGPALSALYGIPMAVARDGAYVFIHPAGGFMPEGAAHCGHDHDHTDQAGLGGAA; from the coding sequence GTGGCGAACGACAGACCGGCGGCGAAGAACTTCGGCGAGTGGGCCTTGCAGGCGCAGGGCCTGCGCTGCTCGCTGGGCGGGCGCATCGTGCTCGACAGCCTGGATCTCGCCATCCGTCCGGGGCAGTTCGTCGGCGTGTTTGGGGCCAATGGGGCAGGCAAGACCACCTTGCTTCGCGCCCTGCTCGGATTGCAGCCCCTGCAGTCGGGGCGGTTGCAGCTGCTTGGGCAGGACGGCGTGTCCCAGCGTACGCAGATGGGCTATGTCTCGCAGCGCGATCCCGTCGGCGCCGACAGTTTTCTGCGGGTCCGAAGCTATGTGGCCGCGGCCTGGCAGGGTGAACGCTGGGGGCTGGGTCTGCGCGACGCCGGTCAGCGCAGGCAGGCAGTCGATGCCGCGCTGCGGGCCATGGAAATGGGAAGTCTTGCCGAGCGCGGGATGGACAGCCTCTCGGGGGGGCAACGCCAGAGGGCGCGCATCGCCCAGGCGCTGGTCAACCCGGTGCGCATTCTGCTGCTCGATGAGCCGCTCTCCAACCTCGATCCCCAGGCCCAGCAGCGCATTCTCCAGACGGCGCGCAGGCTTTGCACGGAGCAGGGCCTGTCCGTGCTGATGACTGCGCACGACATCAATCCGCTGCTTCCCCACATGGATCAGGTTCTGTATCTCGCGGGCGGGCGCGGGCGTCTGGGTACGGTCGACGAAGTGGTCAACGGACCTGCGCTCTCGGCGCTCTACGGCATTCCCATGGCCGTGGCGCGAGATGGCGCCTATGTGTTCATCCATCCCGCCGGCGGCTTCATGCCCGAAGGGGCGGCCCATTGCGGGCACGATCACGATCACACCGACCAGGCAGGTCTTGGAGGCGCCGCATGA
- a CDS encoding exodeoxyribonuclease III produces MRIATWNVNSLAVRLPQVLDWLQAQSADVLALQETKLTDERFPHAALLAAGYHSVCFGQPAYNGVALLSRVPATEVQRGIPGFDDPQARVIAATFGEVRVVGAYFPNGQAPDSDKFAYKMRWLEALQTWLATELEHHANVALVGDFNIAPEDRDVYDPVAWAGQIHCTPEERAHFASLLGLGLFDAFRAFDQAPRSWSWWDYRNLAFRKNQGLRIDHILLSQPLSAALRHCVIDKVPRKNERPSDHAPVVADLDL; encoded by the coding sequence ATGAGAATCGCAACCTGGAACGTCAACTCCCTCGCCGTGCGCCTGCCCCAGGTGCTCGACTGGCTGCAAGCCCAGTCGGCCGATGTCCTGGCGCTGCAGGAAACCAAACTGACAGATGAACGATTTCCCCATGCCGCATTGCTGGCTGCGGGCTACCACAGCGTTTGCTTCGGCCAGCCTGCCTACAACGGCGTGGCCTTGCTCAGCCGAGTGCCGGCCACGGAGGTTCAGCGCGGCATTCCCGGTTTCGACGATCCGCAGGCGCGAGTGATCGCCGCGACGTTCGGTGAGGTTCGAGTGGTCGGTGCCTATTTCCCCAACGGACAGGCGCCGGACAGCGACAAGTTCGCCTACAAGATGCGATGGCTCGAGGCCTTGCAGACATGGCTGGCCACGGAGCTGGAACATCATGCGAACGTGGCATTGGTCGGCGACTTCAACATCGCCCCGGAAGATCGCGACGTCTACGATCCGGTCGCCTGGGCGGGACAGATCCACTGCACGCCAGAGGAGCGGGCACATTTCGCCTCACTGCTCGGGCTGGGGCTTTTCGATGCCTTCCGGGCCTTCGACCAGGCGCCCAGGAGCTGGAGTTGGTGGGACTATCGCAATCTGGCCTTTCGCAAGAACCAGGGGCTGCGCATCGACCACATTCTGCTGAGCCAGCCCTTGAGCGCTGCGCTGCGACATTGCGTCATCGACAAGGTTCCACGCAAGAACGAACGGCCCAGCGATCACGCGCCGGTTGTGGCCGACCTGGATCTCTGA
- the glnA gene encoding type I glutamate--ammonia ligase, with the protein MSKTVADVMGMVKEHDVKFVDFRFTDTRGKEQHVSVPVSHFDEDKFTDGHAFDGSSIAGWKGIEASDMLLMPDPNTANIDPFYEETTLLLSCDVLEPGDGKPYDRDPRSIAKKAEAYLKASGIGDTAYFGPEPEFFIFDQVRWNVDMSGCFVKVDSNEAAWATGDKMEGGNMGHRPSVKGGYFPVPPVDSLQDIRSEMCLLLEQMGVPVEVHHHEVANAGQCEIGTRFSTLVQRADWTQVLKYVVQNVSHAYGKTATFMPKPIVGDNGSGMHVHQSIWKDGKNLFAGNGYAGLSEFALYYIGGIIKHARALNAITNPGTNSYKRLVPGFEAPVMLAYSARNRSASIRVPFVQSDKARRIEVRFPDPTANPYLAFSAMMMAGLDGVENKIHPGEAASKNLYDLPPEEEAKIPTVCSSLDQALDYLDKDRAFLTKGGVFSDDFISAYIDLKMEEVTRFRMTTHPVEFEMYYSL; encoded by the coding sequence ATGAGCAAAACAGTCGCCGACGTGATGGGCATGGTGAAAGAGCACGACGTCAAATTCGTGGATTTCCGTTTCACCGACACCCGCGGCAAAGAGCAACACGTTTCGGTGCCGGTGTCCCATTTCGATGAAGACAAATTCACCGACGGCCATGCTTTCGACGGTTCCTCCATCGCCGGCTGGAAAGGCATCGAAGCCTCGGACATGCTGCTCATGCCCGATCCCAACACCGCCAATATCGATCCGTTCTACGAAGAAACCACGCTGCTGCTGAGCTGCGACGTGCTCGAGCCGGGTGATGGCAAACCTTACGACCGCGATCCGCGTTCCATCGCGAAGAAGGCCGAGGCCTACCTCAAGGCTTCCGGCATCGGTGATACGGCCTACTTTGGTCCGGAACCCGAGTTCTTCATCTTCGATCAGGTCCGCTGGAACGTCGACATGTCCGGCTGTTTCGTCAAGGTCGATTCCAACGAAGCCGCATGGGCTACCGGTGACAAGATGGAAGGTGGCAACATGGGCCACCGTCCCTCGGTGAAGGGTGGCTACTTCCCGGTGCCCCCGGTCGACAGCCTGCAGGACATCCGCTCGGAAATGTGCCTGCTGCTCGAACAAATGGGCGTGCCGGTCGAAGTGCATCACCACGAAGTGGCCAATGCCGGCCAGTGCGAAATCGGCACCCGGTTCTCCACCCTGGTGCAGCGCGCCGACTGGACGCAGGTCCTCAAGTACGTGGTGCAGAATGTCTCGCACGCCTACGGCAAGACGGCGACCTTCATGCCCAAACCCATCGTCGGCGACAACGGTTCGGGCATGCATGTGCACCAGTCGATCTGGAAAGACGGCAAGAACCTGTTTGCGGGCAATGGCTATGCCGGGCTGAGCGAATTCGCGCTGTACTACATCGGCGGCATCATCAAGCACGCCCGCGCGCTCAACGCCATCACCAACCCGGGCACCAACTCCTACAAGCGTCTGGTGCCTGGCTTTGAGGCTCCGGTGATGCTGGCTTACTCCGCCCGCAATCGTTCGGCGTCCATCCGCGTGCCGTTCGTGCAGAGCGACAAGGCCCGCCGCATCGAAGTGCGCTTCCCCGATCCCACGGCCAATCCGTACCTGGCCTTCTCCGCCATGATGATGGCCGGCCTGGACGGCGTGGAAAACAAGATTCACCCGGGCGAAGCCGCGAGCAAGAACCTGTACGACCTGCCGCCCGAAGAAGAGGCCAAGATCCCGACCGTCTGCTCCAGCCTCGACCAGGCGCTGGACTATCTGGACAAGGACCGCGCCTTCCTGACCAAGGGCGGCGTCTTCAGCGACGACTTCATCAGCGCCTACATCGATCTGAAGATGGAAGAGGTCACGCGTTTCCGCATGACCACCCATCCGGTCGAGTTCGAGATGTACTACTCGCTGTAA
- the ilvD gene encoding dihydroxy-acid dehydratase: protein MSQKLRSENITVGASRAPNRSMFYAMGYKKSDFQNPMIGIANAHSTITPCNSGLQRLADAAIEGVRAAGGNPQMFGTPTIADGMSMGTEGMKYSLVSREVIADCVETCVQGQWMDGVVTVGGCDKNMPGAMIGMLRCNVPGIFVYGGTILPGHYKGRDLNIVSVFEAVGEHAAGRMSDADFDAIEQCSVPTSGSCGGMYTANTMSSAIEAMGMSLPYSSTMANVHEEKVQSARDSGQALLAAVRAGLKPRDIVTRKALENAVAVVMATGGSTNAVLHMLAIAHAAEVPFSIEDFEVIRQRTPVLCDMKPSGQYVATDLHRAGGIPQVMKVLLEAGLLHGDCITINGKTVAENLRDVPARPSAEQDVIRPIDRPMYAHGHLAILKGNLAADGCVAKITGLKKPSMTGPARVFDDEQSALEAILAGAIKAGDIMVLRYLGPKGGPGMPEMLAPTSALVGAGLGESVGLITDGRFSGGTWGMVVGHVAPEAMVGGPIALVREGDSITIDAPSQSLTLHVDDDELARRRAAWTPPPRRYTRGVMAKFAALVGSSHRGAVLDADLS, encoded by the coding sequence ATGAGCCAGAAACTGCGTTCCGAAAACATCACCGTGGGGGCGTCCCGAGCCCCCAATCGTTCCATGTTCTATGCCATGGGCTACAAGAAGTCGGATTTCCAGAATCCGATGATCGGCATCGCCAATGCCCACTCGACCATCACCCCTTGCAATTCGGGCCTACAACGCCTGGCCGACGCTGCCATCGAAGGCGTGCGTGCCGCGGGGGGCAATCCCCAGATGTTTGGTACCCCGACCATTGCCGACGGCATGTCCATGGGCACCGAGGGCATGAAGTATTCGCTGGTCTCGCGGGAGGTCATAGCCGACTGCGTCGAGACCTGCGTGCAGGGACAGTGGATGGATGGCGTGGTCACCGTGGGCGGCTGCGACAAGAACATGCCCGGCGCCATGATCGGCATGCTTCGCTGCAATGTGCCGGGCATCTTCGTCTACGGCGGCACCATTCTGCCGGGCCATTACAAGGGCCGTGACCTGAACATCGTCTCGGTCTTCGAGGCGGTCGGCGAACATGCAGCCGGACGGATGAGCGATGCCGATTTCGACGCCATCGAACAATGCTCGGTGCCCACCAGCGGTTCCTGCGGCGGCATGTACACCGCCAACACCATGTCCAGCGCGATCGAGGCCATGGGCATGTCCCTGCCCTATTCGTCGACCATGGCGAATGTTCACGAGGAAAAGGTGCAATCGGCGCGAGACTCAGGCCAGGCGCTGCTCGCTGCGGTTCGAGCCGGGCTCAAGCCACGCGACATCGTCACCCGCAAGGCGCTGGAAAACGCCGTGGCCGTGGTCATGGCCACAGGCGGCTCGACCAATGCCGTACTGCACATGCTGGCCATCGCCCACGCGGCCGAAGTGCCCTTCTCCATCGAAGACTTCGAGGTCATTCGTCAACGCACCCCGGTGCTTTGCGACATGAAGCCCTCGGGACAGTACGTCGCCACCGATCTGCACCGCGCCGGCGGCATACCGCAAGTCATGAAGGTGCTGCTCGAAGCCGGGTTGCTGCATGGCGACTGCATCACCATCAACGGCAAGACCGTGGCCGAAAATCTCAGGGACGTTCCCGCCCGGCCCAGTGCCGAGCAAGACGTGATCCGCCCGATCGACAGGCCGATGTACGCCCACGGCCACCTCGCCATCCTCAAGGGCAATCTCGCTGCGGACGGCTGCGTGGCCAAGATCACCGGCTTGAAGAAACCCAGCATGACCGGCCCGGCGCGGGTCTTCGACGATGAGCAGAGCGCCCTGGAGGCCATTCTGGCCGGTGCCATCAAGGCCGGCGACATCATGGTGCTGCGCTATCTCGGCCCGAAGGGCGGCCCGGGCATGCCCGAGATGCTCGCGCCGACGTCGGCGCTGGTGGGCGCAGGGTTGGGGGAATCGGTCGGGCTGATTACCGACGGGCGGTTCTCCGGGGGAACCTGGGGCATGGTGGTCGGGCATGTCGCGCCCGAAGCCATGGTCGGCGGCCCCATCGCCCTGGTGCGGGAGGGCGACAGCATCACCATCGACGCGCCTTCGCAGAGCCTGACGCTGCATGTCGACGACGACGAACTGGCCCGGCGTCGCGCGGCCTGGACACCTCCGCCCAGGCGCTACACCCGCGGAGTCATGGCCAAGTTCGCCGCGCTGGTCGGCAGCTCACACCGTGGCGCCGTGCTGGATGCGGATCTGAGCTGA
- the lgt gene encoding prolipoprotein diacylglyceryl transferase, protein MLIHPDFNPIALQLGPIKVHWYGIMYLLGFITFWLLAQKRLKDQPYARQGWTSRDIEDLLFAGVLGVILGGRTGYVLFYQPDYYFAHPAQIVAVWDGGMSFHGGLLGVMAAAYWFARTRRYSWLQIMDFVAPLIPPGLAFGRIGNFINGELWGRAAPAWWPGAMIYPESGSMVPRFPSELYEMFLEGIVLFAVLWWLSRKERPRGFIAGCFALGYGLARFTAEFFRQPDAFLGYLWFHLTMGQLLSIPLIVLGIVMIGWSLRRRDRMAALGQSAS, encoded by the coding sequence ATGCTGATCCACCCCGACTTCAATCCCATCGCCCTGCAGCTTGGCCCGATCAAGGTGCACTGGTACGGCATCATGTACCTGCTGGGCTTCATCACTTTCTGGCTGCTGGCGCAAAAGCGCCTCAAAGACCAGCCCTATGCGCGCCAGGGCTGGACCTCGCGCGACATCGAGGATTTGTTGTTCGCCGGGGTACTGGGAGTCATTCTCGGGGGGCGCACCGGCTATGTGCTGTTCTATCAGCCCGACTACTACTTTGCCCATCCGGCGCAGATCGTCGCGGTGTGGGACGGCGGCATGTCGTTTCATGGCGGGCTGCTCGGTGTCATGGCCGCGGCCTATTGGTTTGCGCGCACCCGCCGTTATTCGTGGCTTCAGATCATGGACTTTGTCGCGCCGCTCATCCCCCCGGGCCTGGCGTTCGGCCGCATCGGCAATTTCATCAACGGCGAGCTATGGGGCCGGGCGGCGCCCGCATGGTGGCCGGGGGCGATGATTTATCCCGAGTCCGGCAGCATGGTGCCGCGTTTTCCTTCCGAGCTGTACGAGATGTTTCTCGAAGGCATCGTGCTGTTCGCCGTGCTGTGGTGGTTGTCGCGCAAGGAGCGGCCACGCGGCTTCATTGCCGGGTGTTTTGCATTGGGATATGGCCTGGCGCGGTTCACTGCCGAGTTCTTCCGCCAGCCCGACGCCTTCCTCGGCTATCTGTGGTTCCACCTCACGATGGGGCAGTTGCTGTCGATTCCGCTCATCGTGCTGGGCATCGTCATGATTGGCTGGTCGCTGCGGCGCAGAGACCGCATGGCCGCGCTGGGGCAGTCGGCCTCCTGA
- the glnL gene encoding nitrogen regulation protein NR(II), whose product MNDGKAGLPSVPEYLGLEWLASMAALVDDGGLICYANPAIENGLGVSRRLLKEQNLGQWMDCPVLWQESLLQVRSNAFSSMRFDCMMRLRDLRDAVQVQVIVARTDHPQGLLLVEVVEISQQSRLEREEQWHNQAQANKELIRNLAHEIKNPLGGIRGAAQLLHAELPSADLQEYTQVIIAEADRLQTLVDRLLAPHRKPHVVGDVNIHEVCEHVRTLLQAEFPQGLAIEQDYDASLPEFRGDKEQLIQAVLNIAHNAAQALQARIAQGDAHIVIRTRVARQMTVARQRYKLALVLHIVDNGPGVPAELKDRIFFPLISGREGGSGLGLTLAQTFVQQHQGTIECDSQPGHTEFRITIPLP is encoded by the coding sequence ATGAACGACGGCAAGGCCGGTCTGCCGAGCGTACCCGAGTATCTCGGCCTGGAATGGCTGGCCTCCATGGCGGCCCTGGTGGATGACGGCGGTTTGATTTGCTACGCCAACCCGGCGATCGAGAACGGGCTGGGCGTCTCCCGCCGGCTGTTGAAGGAGCAGAACCTGGGTCAGTGGATGGATTGCCCGGTCCTCTGGCAGGAGTCTCTGCTCCAGGTGCGCAGCAACGCATTCAGCAGCATGCGCTTTGATTGCATGATGCGGCTGCGAGATTTGCGCGATGCGGTGCAAGTCCAGGTCATCGTGGCGCGCACCGATCATCCGCAGGGGCTGCTGCTGGTCGAGGTGGTCGAGATCAGCCAGCAGTCACGGCTGGAGCGTGAGGAGCAGTGGCACAACCAGGCGCAGGCGAACAAGGAACTGATCCGCAACCTGGCGCACGAGATCAAGAATCCTTTGGGCGGCATTCGGGGCGCCGCGCAACTGCTGCACGCCGAGCTGCCCTCGGCAGACTTGCAGGAGTACACCCAGGTCATCATCGCTGAAGCTGATCGTCTGCAAACCCTGGTGGATAGGCTGCTGGCGCCGCATCGCAAACCGCATGTCGTGGGCGATGTGAACATCCACGAAGTGTGTGAGCATGTACGCACCCTGCTGCAGGCCGAGTTTCCGCAGGGACTGGCCATCGAACAGGACTACGACGCCAGTCTGCCCGAGTTTCGCGGCGACAAGGAGCAACTCATTCAGGCGGTGCTCAACATCGCTCACAATGCAGCGCAGGCGCTGCAGGCGCGCATCGCCCAGGGCGACGCGCACATCGTCATCCGGACCCGGGTGGCGCGGCAGATGACGGTGGCCCGTCAGCGCTACAAGCTGGCACTGGTCTTGCATATCGTGGACAACGGCCCCGGGGTGCCTGCGGAACTGAAGGACCGCATCTTTTTTCCGCTGATCTCGGGCCGCGAAGGAGGTAGTGGACTGGGGCTCACCCTGGCCCAGACCTTCGTCCAGCAACATCAGGGAACCATCGAATGCGACAGCCAGCCCGGCCATACCGAATTCCGCATCACCATACCGCTGCCTTGA
- a CDS encoding PIN domain-containing protein produces MTLPPDSMPRCVLDTQVLLDWVLFDDPRTRAWAQAIQRGRVAWVYCPSMQDEALRVIHYPALTRRFDPADSAARVNAGFARWGRCCASPAAQRRLICADPDDQMFLDLALSQTAVTLLSRDRAVQRLALSAKALGLAIGAPEKIDAP; encoded by the coding sequence ATGACTCTCCCCCCTGATTCGATGCCTCGCTGCGTGCTGGATACGCAGGTGCTGCTCGACTGGGTGCTGTTCGACGATCCGCGAACGCGGGCCTGGGCCCAGGCCATCCAGCGAGGCCGCGTGGCATGGGTCTACTGCCCATCGATGCAGGACGAAGCCTTGCGCGTGATTCATTACCCGGCACTGACCCGGCGCTTCGATCCCGCGGATTCAGCCGCACGCGTCAACGCTGGCTTTGCACGCTGGGGACGATGCTGCGCCAGCCCTGCGGCTCAACGACGCCTGATCTGCGCCGACCCGGACGATCAGATGTTTCTCGATCTGGCGCTGTCGCAAACCGCCGTCACGCTGCTGAGCCGGGACCGCGCGGTCCAGCGTCTGGCCCTCAGCGCAAAGGCTTTGGGCCTGGCCATCGGCGCGCCGGAAAAAATCGACGCGCCTTGA